The genomic interval TACCCGGGTACCCTGTCCCACTTCGCTTTCTACATATATCGTCCCTTCGTTGGCTTCAATAATTCTTTTAGTTATGGGCAATCCCAAACCTGTTCCCTTTTCACCTTTTCCATCTTTTCCACCTTTTTTGGTGGTGAAAAACGGCTTAAAGATAAGGGGAAAATCCTCAGGGAGTATACCTCCACCGGTGTCCTCAATCACGAGCCGGGTCAACCCATCGGGATGCTGGGGGTGGTGAGTTTGAATCGATACCGATATGCGCAACTCTCCTCCCTTCGGCATAGCCTGAATGGCATTTAAAAAGATATTCAGTAAAACCTGCTTAAACTGATGGGGATCAATATCGATCCTTGACTCAGGATCCACATTCAATCTCACTTGAATCCCTTGTTTATCTATCTGGAATTCAAGGAACTTGAAGCAGCTGCCAATGATCTCTTCCATCTTTTCACGGTTAAGAAGGCTTTTGCGGGGAATATCAGGACGGGCAAAGTCCATAAAATTCCTGATGATTTTCCGGCATCGAATACATTCCTCCTCGCAGATTTTCAGCGCCTTATAATTCATGTTGGTTTCAGTAATCTTCTCCAGCAATACCTGGGTGTTTATGAGAATAATACCGATAGGATTATTGATTTCATGGGCTACACAGGTAGCGAGCTCCCCTATCGTGGCCAATAGCTCGGCATGGCGTATTTGCTCCTCCAGGTTCCGCATTTCAGTGATATCCCGGAGAACCTCGATGACCTGTTCCACCTGACCCTCTTTATTCTTGATAGGTGCGTAAATAATATCCATGAAAATATTCTCATTATTCCCCTTGGGGAAGGAATTTTCTTTCCTGTTCTTTTTCCCGGTAGTAAAGACGTTTTCGACCGTCTCCCTCCGGAAGGGAGATGCAATTTCCGAATACGGCCTGCCGATCAGGTCCTCCGGGGCATATCCTAGGGTGGTGGCCTGCTTGCGGTTGATGGCTGCAATCTTTTTGCCATGATCGACGACAATTATCCCGTCATCCATACCATCGAAGATGGATTCGAGCTTGCGCTTGTTTTCCAGATTGGTTTCCTCCAGTTTTTTTCGCTCGTTGATATTGGTGATGCTGCCGATAATACTGGCTTTCCCCTCCATCTCCCAGTTGCGGCAACTGATAACTACATGGTTTTGAGCCCCCTCCGGCGTGTGCAGGGTGGTTTCCCTGGTCGCGATTTCCCCGCAAGAGCAGCATAACTTGCAGGTGCCTTCACCCATGCAGATGAGATCAAGGCACCGTCGTCCGATAACCTCATTGTGAGTCAGGCCGAGAAGATTCAGGGCGAAGGTGTTGATATCGGCAATCTCCAGTCCCTCGGTCACCCGGAACATCCCGGCAGGAACAATTTCGAAAAGAGTCCGGTATTTTTTTTCATTTTTCACCAGTTGTTCTGTTTTGCTTTCAATCAGCTTCTCCAGGTTTTTGTTGTAGTCTGTAATGATTTTCTCCCGGTCCCGGTATATCGTGCCGGTGGCGCCAAGAGTAGGGTAGAGGGCGGCGGCAGCGATTCCGAAGGCAAAATCAATTATCATCTGGAACTGGGGGATACTATGTATGGTTCCCAACAGCAGAAGCACCGTACACCACAGAAGTGCCCATCGGGCTGAAAGGTTGGATCTGGGATCGTAGGTAAAATTATCTTTGAAGGATTTTATGAATTCCTTCATCAGCTCTTTGTTTTTGGACATGCTTTTAACTCCGGTCGATCTTAAGTGCGTGGGAGAATAAATAATTAGGCCTATGGAATTATTTTACTGGTTATTAATATTATAATTTATCATACATGGTTAAACAATTCAATTTTACCTTTCCTTCAAACGAGAGATATGCTATTATTTTCATTATAACCCAACTACTCCTGGAAAAAACGGTAAGGTGAATTGTAAAGCTGTTGAGCTGTACGAACAGGAGCATAGGCCATAAGGATGGAGCAATGAGGAAAGAGAGCATTTTGACTGTGGGGAGTATTTTGTGCCTGTGGCTGCTTCTTTTTTGTCTTCCCGCAGCGGAAGCGGCGGTTGCTGAATATCTGAAAGAGAGTATCAGTCCTGTCCTGGTCATCAATCAATTCAATAATCAACTCCCCCTGGGACAGCCTGTTGATGTATATGTTGACGGGCCGGGCAACCTTTATGTGGTTGACTCCTCAAGCCGGGCTGTTCTTATTTTCGATAACCACTATCAACCCGTGAGCAGGCTGGATATGGGGAACGGTTTGCAGTCACCGAATGCGGTAGCGGTTGGTCAGAAGGGGCATATCTATGTGGCCGATGCGGAGCAGGGGATCCTGGTTTTTAACTCGATCGGCAAGATAATCAAAAAGATAGACCTGAATAAACTGGCCGAAGGCAGGGTTCGCTGTGCACAGGATATGGTTATCGATCACCAGACGGATTGCCTTTATCTGGCTACCGGAACCGAGCAGGGAGTGCTGGTTATAGACCCCGAGGGCAAGCTCAGGGCAGCTATTACTCCAAAGGAATCGCGCAAGGAGGGGATGCCTCCGACGCCGGTAGCCGTAAACCGGGTCACTCTGGATTCCCGCGGAAGAATTTATTGTGTCAGTGAAGAGATGGGCAGAATCTATGTTTATGAGAATCCGGAGACTTTCCTGTTTCAGTTCGGACAGAAGGGAGGATCTTTCGGCAAATTAAGCCGTCCGGTGGGAATTGCGGCTGACTGCGCACAGGAATTAATCTTTGTCATAGACTATATGCGGCATACTTTATCCATGTATAATTTAAACGGCGTGTTCCTCCAGGAATATGGAGGCCAGGGGGAGAAAGTCGGCTGGTTCAGTCATCCCGACCATATCTGCCTGGACAGGGAAAATCGGCTGATCGTGGCAGACTCGTTCAATCACCGTCTGCAGGTCCTGGCCATTCATTCACCATAGAGAAGCTGAAAAAAGCCTTCGATGGGTAGTATATTTTTTATAAAAATACCGAAATACTAAATAGAGGC from bacterium carries:
- a CDS encoding PAS domain S-box protein, whose translation is MSKNKELMKEFIKSFKDNFTYDPRSNLSARWALLWCTVLLLLGTIHSIPQFQMIIDFAFGIAAAALYPTLGATGTIYRDREKIITDYNKNLEKLIESKTEQLVKNEKKYRTLFEIVPAGMFRVTEGLEIADINTFALNLLGLTHNEVIGRRCLDLICMGEGTCKLCCSCGEIATRETTLHTPEGAQNHVVISCRNWEMEGKASIIGSITNINERKKLEETNLENKRKLESIFDGMDDGIIVVDHGKKIAAINRKQATTLGYAPEDLIGRPYSEIASPFRRETVENVFTTGKKNRKENSFPKGNNENIFMDIIYAPIKNKEGQVEQVIEVLRDITEMRNLEEQIRHAELLATIGELATCVAHEINNPIGIILINTQVLLEKITETNMNYKALKICEEECIRCRKIIRNFMDFARPDIPRKSLLNREKMEEIIGSCFKFLEFQIDKQGIQVRLNVDPESRIDIDPHQFKQVLLNIFLNAIQAMPKGGELRISVSIQTHHPQHPDGLTRLVIEDTGGGILPEDFPLIFKPFFTTKKGGKDGKGEKGTGLGLPITKRIIEANEGTIYVESEVGQGTRVILEVPLPQENNYEEDSRC